A genomic segment from Microcella flavibacter encodes:
- a CDS encoding type II glyceraldehyde-3-phosphate dehydrogenase has product MSKIKVGVNGYGVIGKRVADAVVLQPDMELVGIADIATDWRIKSVRGRIPLFAATDQALTAMAAEGLSAAGGLEDLLAASDIIIDTTPKHVAAGNLQRYRAAGVKAVFQGGESHEVTGHSFVAQANYHSALGRDTTRVVSCNTTSIVRVLGALDTAGLLLRARGVLIRRATDPWESHLGGIMNTMVPEPTIPSHQGPDAQTVLPGLDLVTIAAKGAHTQTHNHYWTIQLTRHATREEVLAALRAAPRIAFIRMSDGLIALNSTIELMRDLGRPRGDMWEVAVWEDLVTVQGDELFLTYQVYNEAIVVPETIDAIRALTRTAPDAAASMHITDATLGMLQDFLPPTVPNS; this is encoded by the coding sequence ATGAGCAAGATCAAGGTCGGCGTCAATGGGTACGGAGTGATCGGCAAGCGCGTCGCGGACGCCGTCGTGCTGCAGCCCGACATGGAGTTGGTCGGCATTGCCGACATCGCCACCGACTGGCGCATCAAATCCGTGCGGGGTCGAATTCCCCTCTTCGCCGCCACTGACCAAGCGCTCACCGCGATGGCGGCGGAAGGATTGAGCGCAGCGGGTGGCCTCGAGGACCTGCTGGCGGCATCCGACATCATCATCGACACCACCCCCAAGCACGTCGCCGCGGGCAATCTGCAACGCTACCGCGCGGCCGGGGTGAAGGCAGTCTTCCAGGGTGGCGAATCCCACGAGGTGACCGGACACTCCTTCGTCGCTCAAGCGAACTATCACAGCGCTCTGGGCCGCGACACCACCCGCGTCGTGTCCTGCAACACCACGAGCATCGTTCGTGTACTCGGCGCTCTCGACACCGCCGGGCTACTTCTCCGGGCCCGCGGGGTGCTCATCCGACGCGCCACCGATCCGTGGGAATCCCATCTCGGCGGCATCATGAACACGATGGTCCCCGAGCCGACCATCCCCTCCCATCAAGGCCCCGACGCGCAAACTGTGCTACCCGGCCTCGACCTGGTGACAATCGCCGCCAAGGGTGCCCACACCCAGACGCACAACCACTACTGGACGATCCAATTGACCCGGCACGCGACGCGGGAGGAAGTGCTTGCCGCTCTGCGCGCCGCCCCCCGAATCGCGTTCATACGGATGTCCGACGGTCTGATCGCCCTCAACTCCACGATCGAACTGATGCGCGATCTCGGCCGCCCCCGAGGCGATATGTGGGAGGTGGCGGTGTGGGAGGACCTCGTCACCGTTCAGGGCGACGAGCTCTTTCTGACCTATCAGGTCTACAACGAAGCCATCGTCGTGCCCGAAACCATCGACGCGATCCGGGCACTGACCCGGACCGCCCCCGACGCCGCCGCCTCGATGCACATTACCGACGCCACTCTCGGGATGCTCCAGGACTTCCTGCCACCCACCGTGCCGAACAGCTGA
- a CDS encoding HAD-IA family hydrolase → MLFDMDGVVTDTATIHAAAWQRLFDEVLQDPRAHDADLRPFDPVEDYRLYVDGRSREDGVAAFLAARGIELEPRRLGDSEWSIAGLAERKNDLFLAELGTRGLRSYPGTTDLLGRLRAGGIPVGLVTASRNAHRMLAEAGLAGMFDVVVDGEIAAEQHLPGKPDPAMFLEAARRLGVQPQSTAVVEDAISGVQAAHEGGFGLVVGIAREGRRDALEANGADVVLNDVSELDLGAHITDPWTLTYSGFDPAHEGHREVLAALGNGYLVTRGSRPEHRDDGTHYPGTYLAGVYNRLTSRIHGRSMEEEHLVNTPNWLPLDIRVAAGPWWSSGRVAMRDERRDVSLREGISTRHVTLLGADGAELSVVQRSFASMDDPHLAVQETTLTASGWSGTVTLRAGLDAGVGNRNVAEYVGSDTTHLGPPTFSQDGDVLLCEVRTRNSEIDIASAIHLRLEGADGVWPDARTRPGRRYTRDVELALIDGQPATLTKTAAIFTSRDPAIASPAIAALDRLEEHGRDTRGLEDRHRAAWERLWQRFPLTVDADPRSQLVLNLHIFHLMQTLSPHTAALDAGVPARGLHGEGYRGHVFWDELFVLPVLGLRLPQVARAMLQYRWHRLGAARSAARENGMPGALFPWQSGSDGREETPDHLYNPHSQRWMPDHSHLQRHVGLAVAYNAWQHYQVTGDLEWLAGQGADLIIEVARYFAACAVHDPHTDRFHIAGVMGPDEYHDGYGHGVRDNTYTNVMVAWVCARAVDALQELAGHPRDDVVARLRIGEAEIARWEHVSQRLAIAVHADGILSQFDGYEDLIELDWTAYRDRYENIGRLDLILESEDDSTNRYKLAKQPDVIMLVYLLGQDGLLQQLAGLGYPFSQDDLVRTVTYYLERTSNGSTLSRVVSASVLAGLDESRSWSLFREALIADLDDTQGGTTREGIHLGAMAGTIDLVARSFVGLSYEPTRVSFAPRLPPRLPSIRLQFAYRGHLIDLELDHQALRLQLLPSPAPPIRLRVAIEEVSLAGGESHTFALAHEFQPEEPPEKYHTERRARS, encoded by the coding sequence GTGTTGTTCGACATGGATGGTGTGGTCACCGACACCGCCACCATCCATGCCGCCGCCTGGCAGCGACTCTTCGACGAGGTCCTCCAGGACCCCCGCGCCCACGACGCGGACCTGCGGCCGTTCGATCCTGTGGAGGACTATCGCCTGTACGTCGATGGCCGAAGCCGCGAGGATGGGGTCGCGGCCTTCCTGGCCGCCCGTGGAATCGAGCTCGAGCCCCGACGGCTCGGCGACTCAGAGTGGTCGATCGCGGGGCTCGCCGAACGCAAGAACGACCTGTTTCTGGCCGAACTCGGTACACGAGGTCTGCGGAGCTACCCAGGCACGACGGACCTGCTGGGCCGGCTTCGCGCCGGCGGCATTCCGGTCGGCCTGGTCACCGCGAGTCGCAACGCCCACCGGATGCTGGCTGAGGCGGGCTTGGCTGGCATGTTCGACGTGGTCGTGGACGGGGAGATCGCTGCGGAGCAGCATCTGCCGGGCAAACCTGACCCGGCGATGTTCCTCGAGGCCGCCCGTCGCCTGGGAGTCCAGCCGCAGAGCACCGCGGTTGTCGAGGACGCGATCTCCGGGGTTCAGGCCGCTCATGAGGGCGGATTCGGACTGGTTGTCGGGATCGCGCGTGAAGGACGTCGGGATGCCCTCGAAGCCAACGGGGCTGACGTCGTCCTGAACGATGTCAGTGAGCTGGACCTCGGTGCCCACATCACCGACCCGTGGACCCTCACGTACTCCGGATTCGACCCCGCCCATGAAGGGCATCGGGAGGTGCTGGCAGCACTGGGGAACGGATACCTGGTCACTCGCGGCTCCCGGCCGGAGCACCGCGACGACGGGACGCACTACCCGGGGACATACCTCGCAGGTGTGTACAACCGCCTCACCAGCCGCATCCACGGTCGGAGCATGGAGGAGGAACATCTCGTCAACACGCCGAACTGGCTTCCTCTCGACATCCGAGTCGCCGCCGGACCATGGTGGTCCAGCGGTCGAGTCGCTATGCGCGACGAGCGACGGGATGTGAGCCTGCGCGAGGGGATCTCCACCCGGCACGTAACCCTCCTCGGCGCCGACGGAGCTGAGCTGAGCGTCGTGCAACGATCCTTCGCTTCCATGGACGACCCGCATCTGGCCGTGCAGGAGACCACCCTCACTGCCTCCGGTTGGAGTGGGACGGTCACGCTCCGCGCTGGCCTCGATGCAGGTGTGGGCAACAGGAACGTCGCCGAGTATGTCGGATCGGACACCACCCACCTCGGCCCCCCGACGTTCAGCCAGGATGGGGACGTCCTTCTCTGCGAGGTGCGAACCAGGAACAGCGAGATCGACATCGCCTCGGCCATCCACCTTCGACTCGAGGGAGCTGACGGAGTGTGGCCCGACGCGCGCACACGGCCGGGACGCCGCTACACCAGAGACGTCGAGCTGGCGCTCATTGACGGGCAACCCGCTACCCTCACCAAGACGGCCGCGATCTTCACCTCGCGCGACCCCGCGATCGCGTCGCCGGCGATCGCCGCACTCGATCGACTTGAGGAGCATGGCCGGGACACCCGCGGCCTGGAGGACCGCCACCGGGCCGCCTGGGAGCGACTCTGGCAGCGCTTTCCCCTGACCGTCGACGCCGACCCGCGCAGCCAACTCGTTCTCAACCTTCACATCTTCCACCTCATGCAGACGCTCTCCCCCCACACCGCAGCCTTGGATGCCGGCGTGCCGGCACGGGGCCTGCACGGCGAGGGGTACCGCGGGCACGTGTTCTGGGACGAGCTCTTCGTTCTTCCGGTACTCGGCCTTCGGCTGCCACAAGTCGCCCGCGCGATGCTGCAATACCGATGGCACCGGCTGGGGGCCGCCCGCTCCGCGGCACGGGAGAACGGCATGCCCGGAGCGCTCTTTCCCTGGCAGAGCGGCAGCGACGGACGCGAGGAGACACCAGATCACCTCTACAACCCCCACTCCCAACGGTGGATGCCCGACCACTCGCACCTGCAGCGCCACGTCGGTTTGGCAGTCGCATACAACGCCTGGCAGCACTATCAGGTCACCGGCGACCTCGAGTGGCTTGCCGGGCAGGGTGCCGATCTCATCATCGAAGTCGCCCGGTATTTCGCCGCCTGCGCCGTTCACGACCCCCATACCGACCGCTTCCATATCGCCGGCGTGATGGGCCCGGACGAGTACCACGACGGATACGGCCACGGCGTCCGCGACAACACCTACACGAACGTGATGGTCGCATGGGTGTGCGCCCGCGCCGTCGACGCCCTCCAGGAGTTGGCCGGCCACCCCCGCGACGATGTCGTGGCGCGACTCCGGATCGGAGAGGCAGAGATCGCACGCTGGGAGCACGTCAGCCAGCGGCTCGCGATCGCCGTTCACGCCGACGGAATACTCAGCCAGTTCGACGGGTACGAGGATCTCATCGAGCTCGACTGGACCGCCTACCGGGACCGGTATGAGAACATCGGCCGGCTCGACCTCATCCTCGAATCCGAGGACGACAGCACCAATCGGTACAAGCTGGCCAAACAGCCCGACGTCATCATGCTCGTCTATCTGCTTGGCCAGGATGGGCTCCTGCAGCAGCTGGCTGGGCTCGGCTACCCCTTCTCGCAGGACGACCTCGTCCGCACCGTGACCTACTACCTCGAGCGCACCTCCAACGGCTCCACCCTCAGCCGAGTCGTTAGCGCCTCCGTCCTCGCCGGCCTCGACGAATCCCGATCGTGGTCCCTGTTCCGCGAGGCGCTCATCGCCGACCTGGATGACACCCAGGGGGGAACGACCCGCGAAGGCATCCACCTCGGCGCAATGGCCGGCACCATCGACCTCGTCGCGCGATCGTTCGTCGGGCTGAGCTACGAACCGACCCGGGTCAGCTTCGCTCCACGACTGCCGCCGCGACTTCCGAGCATCCGTCTCCAGTTCGCCTACCGGGGGCACCTGATCGACCTTGAACTCGACCACCAGGCCCTCCGACTGCAGCTGCTGCCCAGCCCAGCACCGCCGATCCGTCTCCGAGTCGCCATCGAGGAGGTCTCGCTCGCGGGCGGCGAGTCGCACACGTTCGCCCTGGCTCACGAGTTCCAACCGGAAGAACCCCCCGAGAAGTACCACACCGAGAGAAGGGCACGCTCATGA
- a CDS encoding heavy metal translocating P-type ATPase: MHTRTVVLEVVGVHWASSKSIVEATLLRQAGVTSVEANPVAQTANVTYDPELTTQAQLRQWIVECGYHCAGQSVPNHICDPAHGEHEASHGNHNHPHVSATVEHAAPDVNPVPPESTHEHPGLDQAGEGHGTHQSAAGQVVAEPDGVRDHDAHAAPARSSQDVMGHGGGHGGMSMASMIRDMRNRFLFALIMSIPITLFSPIGREVLGFTAPAPFGLRDDVISLILSLPVMFYSAWIFFDGAFRALRARTLDMMVLVAVGVGAGWLYSFIVTLTGGGEVFYEAATVLATFVLLGHWVEMRARGGANDAIRRLLELAPARAIVIRDGQELEVSTSEVIPGDLMLVRPGAKVPTDGEVEDGESEVDESMVTGESMPVEKAPGSMVIGATVNTVGTLRVRATKVGADTALAQIVKLVQEAQNSKAPGQRLADRAAFWLVLVALIGGSATFLTWWLTGAPVPTAILFAITVVVITCPDALGLATPTAIMVGTGLGARRGVLFKNATGIETAARIDTVVLDKTGTLTKGEPEVTDYVPVGEDDLELLALVAAVERESEHPLAKAVVAYAEARNIPRRAASAFRNVAGKGAIATVDGREVALGNMRLMAQEGIDISPVEDAQKSLAESGRTAIMFAVDGEVAGVIALADAPRETARAAIDALHESGIEVVMLTGDNQPTAERIASLLGIDTVIAEVLPEDKSAKIAELQRAGKKVAMVGDGVNDAPALAQADLGIAIGAGTDVAIETADVVLMRSDPLDVAVALRIGKGTLRKMRQNLGWAIGYNAIALPIAAGVFFPAFGIMLSPEIAAISMSGSSVIVAVNALLLKRLRLPAQETPAAASSPEQVPVPSGVR; the protein is encoded by the coding sequence ATGCACACACGAACCGTTGTCCTGGAAGTCGTCGGCGTCCACTGGGCGTCGTCGAAGTCGATCGTCGAGGCGACCCTCCTTCGTCAAGCAGGTGTCACCTCGGTGGAGGCCAACCCGGTCGCCCAGACCGCGAACGTCACCTACGACCCCGAACTCACCACTCAGGCCCAGTTGCGCCAATGGATCGTCGAGTGCGGGTATCACTGCGCCGGCCAGTCCGTCCCGAATCACATCTGCGATCCCGCCCACGGCGAGCACGAGGCATCGCACGGCAATCACAACCACCCTCACGTATCCGCGACCGTTGAGCATGCGGCGCCCGATGTCAATCCGGTTCCTCCGGAGTCGACGCATGAGCACCCAGGGCTCGACCAGGCAGGGGAGGGGCACGGCACGCACCAGTCGGCGGCCGGGCAGGTCGTCGCCGAGCCGGACGGGGTCAGGGACCATGACGCTCATGCCGCCCCGGCCCGCAGCAGCCAGGACGTGATGGGGCACGGAGGCGGCCATGGCGGCATGTCGATGGCGTCAATGATCCGCGACATGCGCAACCGGTTCCTGTTCGCGCTGATCATGTCGATCCCGATCACTCTGTTCTCCCCGATCGGGCGGGAAGTTCTGGGCTTCACGGCGCCTGCACCGTTCGGGCTGCGGGATGACGTGATCTCCCTGATCCTGTCCCTGCCCGTGATGTTCTACTCGGCCTGGATCTTCTTCGACGGTGCGTTCAGAGCCCTGAGGGCGCGAACACTGGACATGATGGTGCTCGTCGCCGTCGGCGTCGGCGCAGGATGGCTCTACAGCTTCATCGTCACCCTCACAGGAGGCGGCGAGGTGTTCTACGAAGCCGCGACCGTGCTGGCGACGTTCGTGTTGCTCGGCCACTGGGTGGAAATGCGTGCTCGCGGGGGAGCGAACGACGCGATCCGCCGCCTGTTGGAACTCGCTCCCGCTCGTGCCATCGTGATCCGCGACGGGCAAGAGCTCGAGGTATCCACGTCCGAGGTCATCCCCGGTGACCTGATGCTTGTACGTCCCGGCGCGAAGGTCCCCACCGACGGGGAGGTCGAAGACGGCGAATCCGAGGTCGACGAGTCGATGGTCACCGGCGAGAGCATGCCGGTGGAGAAAGCGCCTGGGTCCATGGTTATCGGCGCGACCGTGAACACCGTCGGCACCCTCCGGGTGCGCGCCACCAAGGTCGGCGCCGACACCGCCTTGGCCCAGATCGTCAAGCTGGTGCAGGAGGCGCAGAACTCCAAAGCCCCCGGTCAGCGGCTCGCGGACCGCGCCGCGTTCTGGTTGGTGCTGGTCGCCCTGATCGGCGGAAGCGCGACCTTCCTGACCTGGTGGCTGACCGGCGCGCCCGTGCCGACCGCGATCCTGTTCGCGATCACCGTCGTCGTCATCACCTGCCCGGACGCGCTCGGTCTGGCTACCCCCACCGCGATCATGGTCGGCACCGGGCTCGGCGCCCGAAGGGGAGTGCTGTTCAAGAACGCTACCGGCATCGAGACCGCCGCCCGCATCGACACCGTCGTCCTCGACAAGACCGGTACCCTCACCAAGGGAGAACCAGAGGTCACCGACTATGTGCCCGTCGGCGAGGACGACCTTGAGCTGCTCGCGCTGGTGGCCGCCGTCGAACGCGAGTCCGAGCACCCCCTCGCGAAGGCAGTCGTCGCCTACGCCGAAGCCCGGAACATCCCGCGACGCGCCGCTTCCGCCTTTCGCAACGTCGCGGGGAAGGGGGCGATCGCCACCGTCGATGGCCGGGAGGTGGCTCTGGGCAACATGCGCCTGATGGCGCAGGAGGGCATCGACATCTCCCCGGTCGAGGACGCCCAGAAGTCCCTCGCCGAGAGCGGGCGCACGGCGATCATGTTCGCCGTCGACGGGGAGGTCGCTGGCGTCATCGCACTCGCCGACGCCCCCCGCGAGACCGCCAGAGCCGCTATCGACGCCCTCCATGAGTCCGGCATTGAGGTGGTGATGCTCACCGGCGACAACCAGCCGACCGCCGAGCGCATCGCATCCCTGCTGGGCATCGACACGGTGATCGCCGAGGTGCTGCCAGAGGACAAGAGCGCGAAGATCGCCGAACTGCAGCGGGCTGGGAAGAAGGTGGCCATGGTCGGTGACGGCGTCAACGACGCCCCTGCCCTCGCCCAGGCCGACCTCGGCATCGCCATCGGCGCTGGCACGGATGTCGCCATCGAGACCGCTGACGTGGTGCTGATGCGTTCGGATCCTCTGGATGTCGCGGTCGCGCTGCGGATCGGGAAGGGAACACTGCGGAAGATGCGGCAGAACCTGGGCTGGGCCATCGGTTACAACGCCATCGCGCTGCCCATCGCCGCCGGCGTGTTCTTCCCCGCGTTCGGGATCATGCTCTCCCCGGAGATCGCCGCGATCAGCATGTCCGGCTCGAGCGTGATCGTCGCCGTGAACGCCCTGTTGCTGAAGCGACTCCGGCTGCCGGCTCAGGAAACCCCCGCGGCGGCGAGCAGTCCCGAGCAGGTGCCCGTCCCCAGCGGTGTCCGGTAG
- a CDS encoding phosphoketolase family protein — MSTRSTRTGTDPVLDPAQLERINAWWRAANYLSVGQIYLLDNPLLREPLLPEHIKPRLLGHWGTTPGLNFIYAHLNRAIMQRDLNTIYVMGPGHGGPGPVAASWLEGSYTETYPNIAQDAVGMRRLFRQFSFPGGIPSHVAPETPGSIHEGGELGYALSHAYGAAFDNPDLIVAAVVGDGEAETGPLAASWQSNKFVDPARDGTVLPILHLNGYKIANPTVLARISPEELDHLLRGYGHAPHYVEGDDPTQMHQDFARTLDACLDEIREIKDRARDGDTRRPMWPMIVLRSPKGWTGPKEVDGKKVEGSWRSHQVPFTQARENPEHRAILEAWMRSYRPEELFDEAGAPIEAIATLRPDGDRRMSANPHSNGGGLLRDLRMPDFRDHALLVPTAGTVTGESTRVLGGLLRDVMLANTDNFRVFAPDENNSNRLDAVLEATDRAWNAATAADDDHLAVEGRVMEILSEHTLQGWLEGYLLTGRHGFFSCYEGFIHIVDSMFNQHAKWLTTTNDIPWRRPVASLNYLLTSHVRRQDNNGFSHQDPGFIDHVVNKKPDVIRVYLPPDANTLLSVADHCLRSRQYVNVIVAGKQPQLQFLTMEQAIEHCTKGIGIWDWASSDDGQEPDVVMACAGDVPTMETLAAVMILKYHFPDLRIRVVNVVDLMRLKDQRAHPHGLSDEDFDALFTTHAPVVFAYHGYPTLIHRLTYRRANHANMHIHGYQEEGTTTTPFDMCVLNELDRYHLAIDVIDRVPRLRDVSAHVRDELRNALIRHRTYIREHGEDLSEIRDWTWSAETVPSVRLDESP, encoded by the coding sequence ATGAGCACACGTTCAACACGGACGGGCACCGATCCGGTTCTCGACCCGGCGCAGCTGGAGCGGATCAACGCCTGGTGGCGGGCGGCCAACTATCTCTCGGTCGGGCAGATCTACCTGCTGGACAACCCGCTGCTTCGGGAGCCGCTACTGCCGGAGCACATCAAGCCCCGGCTGCTCGGGCACTGGGGAACCACGCCGGGGCTGAACTTCATCTACGCCCACCTGAACCGGGCCATCATGCAGCGCGATCTGAACACGATCTACGTCATGGGTCCGGGCCACGGCGGGCCGGGGCCCGTCGCCGCGTCGTGGCTGGAGGGCAGCTACACCGAAACGTACCCGAACATCGCCCAGGATGCCGTGGGCATGCGGCGGCTGTTCCGGCAGTTCTCCTTCCCCGGGGGTATCCCCAGCCATGTCGCGCCGGAGACGCCCGGCTCCATCCACGAGGGCGGCGAGCTCGGATACGCGCTCTCGCATGCCTACGGGGCGGCGTTCGACAACCCCGACCTGATCGTGGCGGCGGTGGTCGGCGACGGGGAGGCGGAGACCGGGCCGCTGGCGGCGAGCTGGCAGTCCAACAAGTTCGTCGACCCCGCCCGGGACGGCACGGTGCTGCCGATCCTGCACTTGAACGGCTACAAGATCGCCAACCCAACCGTGCTGGCGAGGATCAGCCCCGAAGAGCTGGACCACCTGCTGCGCGGCTACGGGCACGCCCCGCACTACGTCGAAGGCGACGACCCCACGCAGATGCACCAGGACTTCGCCCGCACTCTGGACGCCTGCTTGGACGAGATCCGCGAGATCAAGGACCGCGCACGGGACGGGGACACGCGCCGTCCGATGTGGCCGATGATCGTGCTGCGCTCTCCGAAAGGGTGGACCGGGCCGAAGGAGGTCGACGGCAAGAAGGTCGAGGGCAGCTGGCGCTCTCATCAGGTCCCGTTCACTCAGGCACGAGAAAACCCCGAACATCGGGCGATCCTAGAAGCGTGGATGCGCAGCTACCGGCCCGAGGAGCTCTTCGACGAAGCCGGAGCACCGATCGAGGCGATCGCGACCCTGCGTCCCGACGGCGACCGCCGGATGAGCGCCAACCCGCACAGCAACGGCGGCGGGCTGCTGCGCGACCTGCGGATGCCCGACTTCCGCGACCACGCCCTGCTGGTGCCGACCGCTGGGACGGTCACCGGCGAGTCCACCCGGGTGCTCGGTGGGCTGCTGCGCGACGTGATGCTCGCCAACACGGACAACTTCCGGGTCTTCGCACCCGACGAGAACAACTCGAACCGGCTCGACGCCGTGCTCGAGGCCACCGACCGGGCGTGGAACGCCGCCACCGCCGCCGACGACGACCACCTCGCCGTCGAGGGCCGGGTGATGGAGATCCTCTCCGAACACACCCTGCAGGGCTGGCTGGAGGGCTACCTCCTCACGGGCCGGCACGGATTCTTCTCCTGCTACGAGGGCTTCATCCACATCGTGGACTCGATGTTCAACCAGCACGCCAAATGGCTGACCACCACGAACGACATCCCGTGGCGGCGCCCGGTCGCGTCCCTGAACTATCTCCTCACCTCCCACGTGCGGCGCCAGGACAACAACGGCTTCTCCCACCAGGACCCCGGCTTCATCGACCACGTCGTCAACAAGAAGCCGGACGTGATCCGGGTGTACCTGCCGCCGGACGCGAACACGCTCCTGTCCGTCGCCGACCACTGCCTGCGCAGCCGCCAGTACGTCAACGTCATCGTCGCCGGCAAGCAGCCCCAGCTGCAGTTCCTGACCATGGAGCAGGCGATCGAGCACTGCACCAAGGGCATCGGAATCTGGGACTGGGCCAGTAGCGACGACGGACAGGAACCTGACGTCGTCATGGCCTGCGCCGGCGACGTGCCGACCATGGAGACCCTCGCCGCCGTGATGATCCTGAAATACCACTTCCCCGACCTGCGCATCCGGGTCGTCAACGTCGTCGACCTCATGCGGTTGAAAGACCAGCGGGCGCACCCGCACGGCCTGTCCGACGAGGACTTTGATGCCCTGTTCACCACGCACGCGCCCGTCGTGTTCGCGTACCACGGCTACCCGACTCTCATTCACCGGCTCACCTACCGGCGGGCGAACCACGCGAACATGCACATCCACGGCTACCAGGAGGAGGGGACGACCACGACCCCGTTCGACATGTGCGTACTCAACGAACTCGACCGCTACCACCTGGCCATCGACGTCATCGACCGGGTGCCGCGGCTGCGCGACGTGTCCGCACACGTCCGCGATGAGCTGCGCAACGCCCTCATCCGTCACCGCACCTACATTCGCGAGCACGGCGAGGACCTTTCCGAGATCCGCGACTGGACATGGTCAGCGGAGACGGTCCCTTCGGTCCGCCTCGACGAATCGCCATGA
- a CDS encoding multicopper oxidase family protein gives MTPASRSPSMTRRGFLAVGTGTIAAVALASCATRPRYVTPTGAAVRQAERARGGTGRVARVDLVAAPTQIDLAGTTAKTWSFGPVPAPTIRLTAGDTLRATVRNRLPADTSVHWHGLALRNDMDGVPGATQAPIGAGEDFTYEFVTAQPGTYWFHPHVGAQLDRGLYGALIVDDPDEPLAYDEEWVVILDDWLDGVTGTPDEVLEELRGGMGGMMGGGGHMMMGARSALLGGDAGDVFYPHYLINGRPPADPETFTSTPGRRLRIRIINAGSDTAFRVALGGHKLTVTHSDGFPVDPVETDSVLIGMGERYDALVTLRDGAFPLVAAAEGKGEMAQAIVRTGSGDTPRASATLPELSGSVLTASGLAADRSVVLPTRAVDRELTATLSGSMMGYDWAINGRRFDPAEPLAGALGVTQGERVRLRIENTTQMWHPFHLHGHTYQHSGAGPRKDTSIILPGKSLTVEFDADNPGLWAAHCHNIYHAEAGMMTILGYHAA, from the coding sequence ATGACCCCCGCGAGCCGCAGCCCCAGCATGACCAGGCGCGGCTTCCTCGCCGTGGGCACCGGCACCATCGCCGCGGTCGCTCTCGCTTCCTGCGCGACCCGGCCGCGCTACGTCACTCCGACCGGCGCGGCGGTGCGTCAGGCAGAACGTGCCCGCGGCGGGACCGGCCGGGTCGCCCGTGTCGACCTGGTGGCCGCCCCGACGCAGATCGACCTCGCCGGCACCACGGCGAAGACCTGGAGCTTCGGGCCGGTGCCGGCGCCGACGATTCGGCTGACAGCGGGTGACACGCTGCGCGCAACCGTGCGCAACCGGCTCCCCGCCGATACGTCCGTGCACTGGCACGGGCTGGCGCTGCGCAACGACATGGACGGTGTCCCCGGCGCGACCCAGGCGCCGATCGGCGCAGGCGAGGACTTCACGTATGAGTTCGTCACCGCGCAACCGGGCACCTACTGGTTCCATCCGCACGTCGGCGCCCAGCTGGACCGTGGCCTGTACGGGGCACTCATCGTCGATGACCCGGACGAGCCCCTGGCCTACGACGAGGAGTGGGTGGTGATCCTCGACGACTGGCTCGACGGGGTGACCGGCACCCCCGACGAGGTGCTCGAGGAGCTGCGCGGAGGGATGGGCGGGATGATGGGCGGCGGTGGCCACATGATGATGGGTGCGCGCTCAGCGCTGCTCGGCGGGGACGCCGGCGACGTGTTCTACCCGCACTACCTCATCAACGGCCGCCCGCCCGCCGACCCGGAGACCTTCACCAGCACCCCCGGACGACGTCTGCGGATCAGGATCATCAACGCGGGCAGCGACACCGCGTTCCGGGTGGCGCTCGGCGGTCACAAACTTACCGTCACCCACAGCGACGGGTTCCCGGTGGACCCGGTGGAAACCGACTCGGTCCTGATCGGCATGGGTGAGCGCTACGACGCGCTGGTCACCCTCCGCGATGGCGCGTTTCCGCTCGTCGCCGCCGCGGAAGGCAAAGGCGAGATGGCGCAGGCGATCGTCCGCACCGGGTCAGGCGATACCCCACGCGCATCGGCGACCCTCCCCGAACTGTCCGGCTCGGTGCTCACCGCGAGCGGCCTCGCCGCCGACCGGAGCGTCGTGCTCCCGACGCGCGCGGTCGACCGTGAGCTGACGGCGACCCTGTCCGGCTCGATGATGGGGTACGACTGGGCGATCAATGGGCGCCGGTTCGACCCGGCCGAGCCGTTGGCCGGCGCGCTCGGCGTGACGCAGGGCGAGCGTGTGCGGCTGCGCATCGAGAACACGACCCAGATGTGGCATCCGTTCCACCTGCACGGGCACACCTACCAGCACTCCGGAGCGGGACCGCGCAAGGACACCTCGATCATCCTCCCGGGCAAGTCCTTGACAGTCGAGTTCGACGCCGACAACCCTGGGCTCTGGGCGGCGCACTGTCACAACATCTATCACGCCGAGGCCGGGATGATGACCATCCTCGGTTACCACGCCGCCTGA